One Artemia franciscana chromosome 6, ASM3288406v1, whole genome shotgun sequence DNA window includes the following coding sequences:
- the LOC136028383 gene encoding mitochondrial import inner membrane translocase subunit Tim21-like — MMASLNTRSIVRAVRHFSNLKENNNLLQLKRLAVFMDDKDVRMYSNRSKEESKAIQKSHEKKEVGMSFGEKVKESGKTGSYLFIILGGIAVTGYMIYFVFSELFSSESPNVIYDKAFKEVIQDYRVQDMLGEPIKAHGETTSRGRRRHVKHGKYEENGEEHLVVKFHIVGTRRRATVHVDMKKGPNNKYDYHLLAVELKDYPRETILVIDNRSAISGI; from the exons ATGATGGCTTCTTTGAATACCAGGAGTATAGTTCGAGCAGtaaggcatttttcaaatttgaaggaaaataataatttattgcaaTTGAAGCGATTGGCTGTCTTTATGGATGATAAAGATGTTCGGATGTACAGTAATAGATCAAAAGAAGAAAGTAAAGCAATCCAGAAGAGtcatgaaaaaaaggaagttgGGATGTCTTTTGGAGAGAAAG TCAAGGAATCAGGCAAAACTGGTTCATACCTCTTCATAATTCTGGGTGGAATCGCAGTCACAGGGTATATGATTTACTTCGTCTTCAGTGAGCTGTTTTCAAGCGAAAGCCCAAATGTTATATACGATAAAGCATTTAAAGAAGTGATTCAGGACTATCGTGTACAAGATATGCTTGGTGAACCAATTAAAGCACATGGTGAGACTACATCAAGAGGAAGAAGAAGACATGTTAA acaTGGTAAATATGAGGAAAATGGGGAAGAGCATTTAGTTGTCAAGTTTCATATTGTCGGAACACGAAGAAGAGCTACAGTACACGTTGACATGAAAaag ggGCCAAACAACAAATATGACTACCACCTGCTTGCTGTCGAATTGAAGGACTACCCAAGAGAAACAATTTTAGTTATAGACAACAGGTCCGCAATTTCAGGCATTTAG